From one Sus scrofa isolate TJ Tabasco breed Duroc chromosome 9, Sscrofa11.1, whole genome shotgun sequence genomic stretch:
- the LOC100625943 gene encoding putative olfactory receptor 8G3 pseudogene, giving the protein MDPGNHSSVTEFILAGLTEQPELQLPLFLLFLGIYMVTVVGNLGMITLIGLSSHLHTPMYYFLSNLSFIDLCHSTVITPKMLLNFVTEKNIISYTECMTQLYFFIVFIIAEGYMLAAMAYDRYVAICNPLLYNVTMSYQRCFQLTVGVYILAITGSTVHTGFMLRLLFCKANVVNHYFCDLFPLLELSCSSIYINQLLVILLSAFNILTPSLTILASYVFILSSILQIHSTEGRSKAFSTCSSHISAVAVFFGSAAFMYLQPSSVSSMDQGKVSSVFYTCIVPMLNPLIYSLRNRDVKFVLKKIL; this is encoded by the coding sequence ATGGATCCTGGAAACCATTCCTCAGTGACTGAGTTCATCCTCGCTGGGCTAACAGAACagccagagctccagctgcctcttttcctcctcttcctaggAATCTATATGGTCACGGTGGTGGGCAACCTGGGTATGATCACACTGATTGGGCTCAGCTCCCACctgcacacccccatgtactaTTTCCTCAGTAATTTGTCCTTCATTGACCTCTGTCATTCCACCGTCATTACCCCTAAAATGCTGCTGAACTTTGTGACAGAGAAGAACATCATCTCCTACACTGAATGCATGACTCAGCTCTATTTCTTCATCGTTTTTATCATTGCAGAGGGTTACATGTTGGCTGCAATGGCATATGACCGCTATGTTGCCATCTGTAACCCCTTGCTTTACAATGTCACCATGTCTTATCAAAGGTGCTTCCAGCTCACAGTGGGAGTTTATATTTTGGCCATCACTGGATCTACAGTCCACACAGGCTTTATGCTGAGACTCCTTTTCTGCAAGGCCAATGTGGTTAACCATTACTTCTGTGATCTTTTTCCACTTTTGGAGCTATCCTGTTCCAGCATCTACATCAATCAATTACTGGTTATATTATTGAGTGCATTTAACATCCTGACTCCTTCCTTAACTATTCTTGCCTCCTACGTCTTCATCCTCTCCAGCATCCTCCAAATCCACTCTACTGAGGGCAGGTCCAAAGCCTTCAGCACCTGCAGTTCCCACATCTCAGCTGTTGCTGTTTTCTTTGGATCTGCTGCATTCATGTACCTGCAGCCATCATCTGTGAGCTCCATGGACCAAGGGAAAGTGTCCTCTGTATTTTATACCTGCATTGTGCCCATGCTGAATCCCCTGATCTACAGTCTGCGGAATAGGGATGTCAAATTTGTTCTGAAGAAAATTCTGTAG
- the LOC100623188 gene encoding putative olfactory receptor 8G3 pseudogene, which yields MAEGNHSTITEFILAGLTEQPELQLPLFLLFLGIYVVTVVGNLGMITLIGLSSHLHTPMYYFLSNLSFIDLCHSTVITPKMLLNFVTEKNIISYTECMTQLYFFILFIIAECHMLAAMAYDRYVAICNPLLYNVTMSYQKCFQLTVGVYILAIIGSTIHTGFILRLLFCKANVVNHYFCDLFPLLELSCSSIYINQLLVIFLSAFNILIPSLTILASYIFILSTILQIHSTEGRSKAFSTCSSHILGVSLFFGSAAFMYLQPSSVSSMDQGKVSSVFYTCIVPMLNPLIYSLRNKDVKFSLKKILDSRKYS from the coding sequence ATGGCAGAAGGAAATCACTCCACAATAACTGAGTTCATCCTCGCTGGGCTAACAGAACagccagagctccagctgcctcttttcctcctcttcctaggAATCTATGTGGTCACGGTGGTGGGCAACCTGGGCATGATCACACTGATTGGGCTCAGCTCCCACctgcacacccccatgtactaTTTCCTCAGTAATTTGTCCTTCATTGACCTCTGTCATTCCACCGTCATTACCCCTAAAATGCTGCTGAACTTTGTGACAGAGAAGAACATCATCTCCTACACTGAATGCATGACTCAGCTCtatttcttcatcctttttattATTGCAGAGTGTCACATGTTGGCTGCAATGGCATATGACCGCTATGTTGCCATCTGTAACCCCTTGCTTTACAATGTCACCATGTCTTATCAAAAGTGCTTCCAGCTTACAGTGGGAGTTTATATTTTGGCCATCATTGGATCTACAATCCACACAGGCTTTATCCTGAGACTCCTTTTCTGCAAGGCCAATGTGGTTAACCATTACTTCTGTGATCTTTTTCCACTTTTGGAGCTATCCTGTTCCAGCATCTACATCAATCAATTATTGGTTATATTCTTGAGTGCATTTAACATTCTAATTCCTTCCTTAACTATTCTTGCCTCCTACATCTTCATCCTCTCCACCATCCTCCAAATCCACTCTACTGAGGGCAGGTCCAAAGCCTTCAGCACCTGCAGTTCCCACATCTTaggtgtttctcttttctttggatCTGCTGCATTCATGTACCTGCAGCCATCATCTGTGAGCTCCATGGACCAAGGGAAAGTGTCCTCTGTATTTTATACCTGCATTGTGCCCATGCTGAATCCCCTGATCTACAGTCTACGGAATAAAGATGTCAaattttctctgaagaaaattcTAGACagtagaaaatattcatga
- the LOC100516990 gene encoding olfactory receptor 8G1-like: protein MAVGNHSSVIEFILAGLTEQPELQLPLFFLFLGIYVVTVVGNLGMILLIGVSSHLHTPMYYFLSSLSFIDLCHSTVITPKMLLNFVTDKNIISYAACMTQLCFFLLFAISECYMLAAMAYDRYVAICSPLLYHVIMSHQTCFSLIVGVYTVGLVCAFSHTGCIFRVHFCKCDVINHYFCDLLSLLKLSCSSTYVNELLILIFSAINILAPSLTILSSYIFIIASILHIRSTEGRSKAFGTCSSHILAVAVFFGSAAFMYLQPSSVSSMDQGKVSSVFYTIAVPMLNPLIYSLRNKDVTVALKKMLERRIFL, encoded by the coding sequence ATGGCAGTAGGAAATCATTCCTCAGTGATTGAGTTCATCCTTGCTGGGCTAACAGAACagccagagctccagctgccccttttcttcctcttcctaggAATCTATGTGGTCACGGTGGTGGGCAACCTGGGCATGATCTTACTGATTGGGGTCAGTTCCCACctgcacacacccatgtactaTTTCCTCAGTAGCTTGTCCTTCATTGACCTCTGTCATTCCACCGTCATTACCCCCAAAATGCTGCTGAACTTTGTGACAGACAAGAACATCATCTCCTACGCTGCATGCATGACTCAGCtctgtttcttcctcctttttgctATCTCAGAGTGTTACATGTTGGCTgcaatggcctatgaccgctatgttgcCATCTGCAGCCCTCTGCTTTATCATGTCATCATGTCCCATCAGACTTGTTTCTCCCTGATTGTGGGAGTGTATACTGTGGGCCTGGTGTGTGCTTTCTCTCATACAGGTTGCATATTTAGGGTTCATTTCTGTAAATGTGATGTGATCAATCATTATTTCTGCGATCTTCTCTCACTTTTAAAACTCTCCTGTTCTAGCACATATGTCAATGAATTATTGATTCTAATCTTTAGTGCAATTAATATCCTTGCCCCAAGCCTGACCATCCTAAGCTCCTACATTTTCATCATAGCTAGCATCCTCCACATTCGCTCCACCGAGGGCAGGTCCAAAGCCTTTGGTACATGCAGCTCCCACATATTAGCTGTTGCTGTTTTCTTTGGATCTGCTGCATTCATGTACCTGCAGCCATCATCTGTGAGCTCCATGGACCAAGGGAAAGTGTCCTCTGTGTTTTATACTATTGCTGTGCCCATGCTGAATCCCCTGATCTACAGCCTAAGGAATAAAGATGTCactgttgccctaaaaaaaatgctAGAGAGAAGAATATTCTTGTGA
- the LOC100515044 gene encoding olfactory receptor 149-like, giving the protein MRNASVVTMFILLGIPHTEDLETMLFVLFLSFYIFTFIGNLLILLAIVSSTRLHTPMYFFLCELSTCDIFFPSVSSPKMLFYLSGNSRAISYAGCVSQLFFYHFLGCTECFLYTVMAYDRFVAICYPLRYTIIMSHRACALLAIGTSFFGCIQAIFLTALTFQLPYCGPNEVDYYFCDIPVMLKLACAETSTLEMVGFVSVGLMPLSCFLLIITSYSRIVSSILQIRSTEGRHRAFSTCSAHLTAILLSFMPVVLIYLQPTPNPWLNATVQVLNNLVTPMLKPLIYSLRNKEVKNYLKKVLQQVAFLPEK; this is encoded by the coding sequence ATGAGGAATGCCTCAGTGGTGACCATGTTTATTCTGCTGGGCATCCCACACACAGAGGATCTGGAGACCAtgctctttgttctctttttgtcCTTCTACATCTTTACCTTTATAGGGAACCTGCTCATCCTCCTGGCAATTGTCTCCTCCACTCGGCTtcacactcccatgtacttcttcctgtgTGAACTGTCTACGTGtgacatattttttccttctgtgagtTCCCCCAAGATGCTCTTCTACCTCTCAGGGAATAGCCGAGCCATCTCCTATGCAGGCTGTGTGTCCCAGCTCTTCTTCTACCATTTCCTGGGTTGTACAGAGTGTTTCCTGTAcacagtgatggcctatgaccgctttgtTGCCATCTGTTACCCTCTACGCTATACAATAATCATGAGTCACAGAGCGTGTGCCCTCCTAGCCATAGGgacctctttttttggctgtattcaGGCCATCTTTCTAACTGCTCTCACCTTCCAATTGCCCTACTGTGGCCCCAATGAGGTGGACTATTACTTCTGTGATATCCCAGTGATGCTGAAGTTGGCTTGTGCAGAAACCTCCACTCTGGAGATGGTGGGGTTCGTTAGTGTGGGTCTCATGCCCCTCAGCTGCTTCCTTCTTATCATCACTTCCTACAGCCGCATCGTATCCTCCATTCTTCAAATCCGATCTACTGAAGGCCGACATCGTGCCTTTTCTACCTGTAGTGCCCACCTCACTGCCATCCTTCTCTCTTTTATGCCAGTGGTTCTTATTTACCTACAGCCCACTCCTAACCCTTGGCTTAATGCAACTGTTCAGGTCCTGAATAACCttgtcacccccatgctgaaacCTCtgatctacagcctgagaaataAGGAGGTAAAGAATTATCTGAAGAAGGTGCTACAGCAGGTGGCCTTCCTTCCCGAAAAGTGA